A genomic stretch from Deltaproteobacteria bacterium includes:
- a CDS encoding DUF2398 family protein: MNDIQTDTTPTGESTPLDRLSRVRSRRILNCLTESTFFYRQDDRDLFDYLRRNRAAFQHFFEEHFGWDLFVDRKVARLFRAGAPTNPALTPRHRSLFDLTRRDQAVGFMLLLEFHELSLAAQNVHPEHDEDLRFLLSDFLTHAVARYRKVLGEAAPTDREILAATATLFRELERHRFLELIERGDDEGGELQELWAFLPGIRCYEPSRLAEPIIRRAHGLPEPEETAEAPESLDAFETPMESVPAGYGEGASTPHRGTTARLLEPGDDEASGPVAWQRVVDEPGGDEGGEA; this comes from the coding sequence ATGAACGATATCCAGACCGACACGACCCCCACGGGGGAGTCCACTCCCCTCGACCGACTCTCCCGGGTCCGCAGCCGCCGGATCCTCAACTGCCTCACCGAGTCCACCTTCTTCTACCGGCAGGACGACCGGGACCTCTTCGACTACCTGCGACGCAACCGGGCCGCATTCCAGCACTTCTTCGAGGAGCACTTCGGCTGGGACCTCTTCGTCGATCGCAAGGTCGCCCGCCTCTTCCGCGCTGGCGCTCCCACCAACCCTGCGCTCACCCCCAGGCACCGCAGCCTCTTCGATCTGACCCGCCGGGATCAGGCCGTCGGCTTCATGCTGCTGCTCGAGTTCCACGAGCTCTCCCTCGCGGCCCAGAACGTCCACCCCGAGCACGACGAGGATCTGCGCTTCCTCCTCTCCGACTTCCTCACCCACGCGGTCGCCCGCTACCGAAAGGTGCTCGGCGAGGCGGCCCCCACCGACCGGGAGATCCTCGCGGCCACCGCGACCCTCTTCCGCGAGCTGGAGCGGCACCGCTTCCTCGAGCTGATCGAGCGGGGCGACGACGAAGGCGGCGAGCTCCAGGAGCTCTGGGCCTTCCTGCCGGGTATTCGCTGCTACGAGCCCTCGCGCCTGGCCGAGCCGATCATCCGGCGCGCGCACGGCCTGCCGGAGCCGGAGGAGACCGCCGAGGCCCCCGAATCCCTCGATGCGTTCGAGACGCCCATGGAGAGCGTCCCCGCGGGCTATGGAGAAGGCGCCTCGACACCTCACCGGGGCACGACGGCGCGGCTGCTCGAGCCGGGCGACGACGAGGCTTCCGGACCCGTGGCGTGGCAGCGCGTCGTCGACGAGCCCGGTGGCGACGAGGGAGGTGAGGCATGA
- a CDS encoding DUF2397 family protein — translation MKDDGSNNPEALDRVSRALGDGQRFRFLVEARRGVYLILLWTLHRRRLDHEMEVAHDALLAEVAPEVERRLGLPYDAVLFRQDLEQLRAWGAVTERIEPTRIRRLGDRGREKLLLRIDPRVSGLLSFLESQSREDGQGGRELGANLLADIHGQLKEATRCLKRAGDRGEEPLDDQEIERALHLLHEADLATERIAEELVGVGDALARFLTEPFKVSELQALAGHLERYVERYLAVLHERGRAVRMALATLASERFEALWTRASSLQQQRLEALQPGGGPIVGLRHPTELIEGLRRFFTPGAGLEALCLRINRRTREVIRRLQRHVEAVRLRNLRIETLRARTDELLRLAGPEADALAWRFVEELVAPVLLRTDGRGGTPTSRAPPPRPARRHESSRPAFRGGLLEEKQGRPGASRELELGRLASLCELLELRVFAGRPEALLSAGQLTELADARAVVGGLLAYRLRGGKARPHLTFSLEPAEGRALLTTERFELDLPDALLRRKRR, via the coding sequence GCAGCGCTTTCGCTTCCTGGTGGAGGCTCGGCGGGGAGTCTACCTCATCCTGCTCTGGACCCTGCATCGGCGGCGCCTCGACCACGAGATGGAGGTGGCCCACGACGCCCTCCTCGCCGAGGTCGCCCCCGAGGTCGAGCGGCGGCTCGGCCTGCCCTACGACGCCGTCCTCTTCCGGCAGGACCTCGAGCAGCTGCGGGCCTGGGGCGCCGTCACCGAGCGGATCGAGCCCACCCGGATCCGGCGCCTCGGCGACCGGGGCCGGGAGAAGCTGCTCTTGCGGATCGACCCGCGGGTCTCGGGCCTCCTCTCCTTCCTGGAGAGCCAGAGCCGCGAGGACGGTCAGGGGGGGCGCGAGCTCGGCGCCAACCTCTTGGCCGACATCCACGGGCAGCTCAAGGAGGCCACTCGCTGCCTGAAGCGCGCGGGAGACCGTGGGGAAGAACCCCTTGACGACCAGGAGATCGAGCGGGCGCTCCACCTGCTCCACGAAGCCGACCTGGCCACCGAGCGCATCGCCGAGGAGCTGGTGGGTGTGGGCGACGCGCTCGCACGCTTCCTCACCGAGCCCTTCAAGGTGAGCGAACTGCAGGCACTCGCCGGGCACCTGGAGCGCTACGTCGAGCGCTACCTGGCGGTGCTACACGAGCGGGGGCGGGCCGTTCGCATGGCCCTGGCCACGCTCGCCAGCGAGCGTTTCGAAGCGCTCTGGACACGTGCCTCTTCCTTGCAGCAGCAGCGGCTCGAGGCCCTGCAACCGGGCGGCGGTCCGATCGTCGGTCTTCGCCATCCGACCGAGCTGATCGAGGGGCTGCGCCGCTTCTTCACGCCGGGCGCCGGGCTCGAGGCCCTCTGTCTGCGGATCAACCGCCGCACCCGCGAGGTCATCCGCCGCCTCCAGCGACACGTCGAGGCCGTCCGCCTCCGGAACCTGCGCATCGAGACCCTGCGCGCCCGGACCGACGAGCTGCTCAGGCTGGCAGGCCCCGAGGCCGACGCGCTCGCCTGGCGCTTCGTCGAGGAGCTCGTCGCCCCGGTCCTCCTGCGGACCGACGGCCGCGGGGGCACCCCGACCTCCCGGGCGCCCCCGCCTCGCCCCGCCCGGCGCCACGAGAGCAGCCGGCCCGCCTTCCGGGGCGGCCTGCTGGAGGAGAAGCAGGGCCGGCCGGGCGCCTCCCGGGAGCTCGAGCTCGGCCGCCTGGCGAGCCTCTGCGAGCTCCTCGAGCTGAGAGTGTTCGCGGGCCGCCCGGAGGCCCTGCTCTCGGCGGGGCAGCTCACCGAGCTCGCCGACGCCCGGGCGGTGGTCGGTGGCCTGCTGGCCTATCGCCTACGCGGCGGCAAGGCGCGGCCTCACCTCACCTTCTCCCTCGAACCTGCCGAGGGGCGGGCGCTGCTGACGACCGAGCGCTTCGAGCTCGACCTGCCCGACGCCCTGCTCCGGAGGAAGAGACGATGA